The Prosthecobacter fusiformis sequence TCCTCAGCGCGGATGATAGCCATAAAAACGAGCAGCTCGCCCATGACCCTGCCGTCACCCTGTTTTTCCAGGGTTCCAAGCATTCGGATTTCCTCCAGCTCAATGGTCACGCCACCGTCTTTCGCGACAACGCCAAGATCAAAGAACTTTGGGAACCCGTCATCCGTACCTGGTTCACCGGCGGTGTCGATGACCCCCGCATCACCATCATCAAAGTGACCCCTTCAGATGGTTATTATTGGGATACCAAACACGGCAATGCCGTCGCCGGTCTCAAAATCCTGATCG is a genomic window containing:
- a CDS encoding pyridoxamine 5'-phosphate oxidase family protein produces the protein MNSINNQQQETNHEDLIAQDAVEKIKEMVARAQTCFFCTCVTTQGSTQARPMAVQEVDDEGNLWFLSADDSHKNEQLAHDPAVTLFFQGSKHSDFLQLNGHATVFRDNAKIKELWEPVIRTWFTGGVDDPRITIIKVTPSDGYYWDTKHGNAVAGLKILIGSLLGKTMDDSIEGRLSV